One Desulfuromonadales bacterium DNA segment encodes these proteins:
- a CDS encoding sigma-54 dependent transcriptional regulator yields the protein MKTPLFPSFGILLVDDEPAWLRSLSMTLEGPGGLSNLHQCQDSRQVMQILAGGGIGLVLLDLTMPNLSGEELLGRIVEEHPDIAVIVVSGMNQVETAVRCVKKGAFDYFVKTVEEDRLVDGVQRAVRLLELQRENRAMRRRLLYDRLEHPEVFAGIVTADKGMRSVFQYVEAIADSPQPVLITGESGTGKELVARALHALSRPGQPLVAVNVAGLDDNVFADTLFGHARGAFTGADTPRRGMIEAAGGGTLFLDEIGDLSLASQVKLLRLLQEGEYFPLGADQPRQSRARIVVATHQELAARQAAGSFRKDLYFRLRTHHLHLPALRERKEDIPLLLDHFLEAAAGELGKKKPTPPPELALLLSTCSFPGNIRELRAMVFDAVSSHQGRVLSMESFRRTIGEAPAVVLAAQPARANPFAAVADLPTLSSAVDLLVEEALRRARGNQTLASRLLGISQPALSKRLKVGKR from the coding sequence ATGAAGACCCCCCTATTCCCCTCCTTCGGTATCCTGCTGGTCGACGATGAGCCGGCCTGGCTGCGCAGCCTGAGCATGACCCTGGAGGGCCCCGGCGGCCTCAGCAACCTCCATCAGTGCCAGGACAGCCGCCAGGTCATGCAGATTCTCGCCGGCGGCGGGATCGGCCTGGTGCTGCTCGATCTGACCATGCCGAATCTCTCCGGGGAGGAACTGCTCGGACGCATCGTCGAGGAGCATCCCGACATCGCCGTCATCGTGGTGAGCGGCATGAACCAGGTCGAGACGGCGGTGCGCTGCGTCAAGAAGGGGGCCTTCGACTATTTCGTCAAGACCGTCGAAGAGGACCGCCTGGTCGACGGGGTGCAGCGGGCCGTGCGCCTGCTCGAACTGCAGCGGGAAAACCGGGCCATGCGCCGCCGCCTGCTCTACGACCGGCTCGAGCACCCGGAGGTCTTCGCCGGCATCGTTACCGCCGACAAGGGGATGCGCTCGGTCTTCCAGTACGTCGAGGCGATCGCCGACAGTCCGCAACCGGTGCTGATCACCGGCGAGAGCGGCACCGGCAAGGAACTGGTCGCCCGGGCCCTGCACGCCCTGAGCCGGCCCGGACAGCCGCTGGTGGCGGTCAACGTCGCCGGTCTCGACGACAACGTTTTCGCCGACACCCTGTTCGGCCACGCCCGCGGCGCCTTCACCGGCGCTGACACCCCCCGCCGCGGAATGATCGAGGCGGCCGGCGGCGGCACCCTGTTTCTCGATGAAATCGGCGACCTGAGCCTCGCCTCCCAGGTCAAGCTGCTGCGCCTGCTGCAGGAAGGAGAATATTTCCCGTTAGGCGCCGACCAGCCGCGACAGAGCCGGGCGCGTATCGTCGTCGCTACCCACCAGGAGCTGGCCGCCCGGCAGGCCGCCGGCAGCTTCCGCAAGGATCTCTACTTCCGCCTGCGCACCCATCACCTGCATCTGCCGGCGCTGCGCGAACGCAAGGAAGACATCCCCCTGCTGCTCGACCATTTCCTCGAGGCGGCCGCCGGCGAGCTCGGCAAAAAAAAGCCGACGCCGCCGCCGGAGCTTGCGCTGCTTCTCTCTACCTGCAGTTTTCCCGGCAACATCCGGGAACTGCGGGCGATGGTTTTCGATGCGGTCAGCTCCCACCAGGGACGGGTCCTTTCCATGGAGAGCTTCCGCCGGACCATCGGCGAGGCGCCGGCCGTCGTCCTGGCCGCTCAGCCGGCCAGAGCGAATCCCTTCGCCGCCGTGGCCGACCTGCCTACCCTGAGCAGCGCGGTGGACCTGCTGGTCGAAGAAGCCCTGCGCCGCGCCCGGGGAAATCAGACCCTTGCCTCCCGCCTGCTCGGCATCTCCCAGCCCGCCCTGAGCAAGCGGCTCAAGGTCGGCAAACGATAA